From a region of the Pseudanabaena sp. ABRG5-3 genome:
- a CDS encoding GUN4 domain-containing protein codes for MNSEEILIEFVANGDRTHGESIKSISTNKVKESIQRVAKLVQQLATESTTNQSDGLALDEVEVAIKLTATGEAVLLGDGQSNGAITLRFRRSSKVVASAGSAPAALTPSTGISYDKLQNLLTNSKWQDANQETWNLMCQAANKNLGSVLSAEDIKQIPCEVLQTIDGLWQKHSQGHYGFSSQNQIYMSSILG; via the coding sequence ATGAATAGCGAAGAAATACTAATTGAATTTGTGGCAAATGGCGATCGCACCCATGGTGAGTCGATCAAGTCAATCAGCACCAACAAGGTTAAAGAAAGTATTCAACGAGTTGCCAAATTAGTCCAACAACTGGCGACTGAAAGTACTACTAATCAATCTGATGGGCTAGCTCTAGATGAGGTCGAAGTAGCAATTAAACTAACGGCTACGGGTGAAGCCGTTTTGTTGGGTGATGGACAAAGCAATGGTGCGATTACTTTAAGATTTCGTCGTTCCAGCAAAGTTGTGGCGAGTGCGGGGTCTGCACCAGCAGCATTAACCCCTAGTACAGGGATCAGTTACGATAAATTACAAAATTTGCTAACCAATAGCAAATGGCAGGACGCAAATCAAGAAACATGGAACCTGATGTGCCAAGCTGCCAACAAAAATCTGGGTTCAGTACTATCGGCAGAGGATATTAAACAAATTCCTTGTGAAGTCCTGCAAACTATCGATGGACTGTGGCAAAAGCATAGTCAAGGACATTATGGATTTAGCTCTCAAAATCAAATCTATATGTCGTCCATTCTGGGTTGA
- a CDS encoding Hpt domain-containing protein: MDQDKQKQITMYFIEEAKEHLQTIESGLLNLESLMGNAESVNEIFRAAHSIKGGAAMLGFSSIQHVAHNFEDYFKVMRENNDFQVDQHLQTLFLQAFDKLQELVELLQSPYGLTKDAVDGIMSGSDQIFANLKAHLQNLISGQEIDTQTVLVAKSAPKTDTRAMLGVFQSEVPIKLRNMLELFKQPDSPRSRQNLENICVQLQEMGDRFNLVAWSVMIQSVRSAVTNPNNQFRNLAPILIKEVKQAQEQVLAQKANEIKVSQQLLQLIPADANKQAVTAKVPVSAAPITSADEVSNIFGAVIEEDKAMKGWQAFSDRVGWRQNGSWIPSNAVHSQNPPDGHFPTPLWLASWHQSKDAKAKEFQSQYLTFLAKLSSCNLP, translated from the coding sequence ATGGATCAAGATAAGCAAAAGCAGATTACGATGTACTTCATCGAGGAAGCCAAAGAGCATCTGCAAACTATTGAATCGGGGCTGCTGAATTTAGAATCGCTCATGGGGAATGCGGAGTCGGTAAATGAGATATTTCGTGCAGCCCACTCAATTAAGGGGGGAGCAGCGATGTTGGGCTTTAGCAGTATTCAACATGTTGCACATAATTTTGAAGACTATTTCAAAGTTATGCGTGAGAATAATGACTTTCAAGTTGATCAGCATCTACAAACACTGTTTTTGCAAGCCTTTGATAAATTGCAAGAGTTAGTAGAACTGCTTCAAAGTCCCTACGGACTCACCAAAGATGCTGTTGATGGAATTATGTCTGGCTCCGATCAAATCTTTGCCAACTTGAAAGCCCACCTGCAAAATTTAATTTCGGGACAAGAAATTGACACCCAAACTGTACTCGTTGCTAAATCAGCACCGAAGACAGACACTAGAGCGATGCTGGGAGTCTTCCAGTCGGAAGTGCCAATCAAACTACGTAATATGCTGGAACTATTCAAGCAGCCAGATAGCCCGCGCAGTCGCCAAAATCTTGAAAATATTTGTGTGCAGTTGCAGGAAATGGGCGATCGCTTTAATCTTGTCGCTTGGTCAGTGATGATTCAGTCCGTCCGTTCGGCAGTCACCAATCCTAACAACCAATTTCGCAATCTTGCTCCAATTCTGATTAAGGAAGTAAAACAGGCTCAAGAACAGGTTCTAGCGCAGAAGGCAAATGAAATTAAGGTTTCCCAACAGTTGTTGCAGTTAATTCCTGCTGATGCCAACAAGCAGGCTGTGACAGCTAAGGTTCCCGTTAGTGCTGCTCCAATTACTTCCGCCGATGAAGTCAGTAATATTTTTGGGGCAGTCATCGAAGAAGACAAAGCTATGAAAGGTTGGCAAGCCTTTAGCGATCGCGTCGGTTGGCGACAAAATGGTTCATGGATTCCATCCAATGCAGTGCATTCGCAGAATCCTCCTGATGGGCATTTCCCCACACCATTGTGGTTGGCATCATGGCATCAATCTAAAGATGCGAAGGCAAAAGAGTTTCAGTCTCAGTATTTAACATTTTTAGCGAAACTTTCAAGTTGTAATTTGCCCTAA
- a CDS encoding DUF3352 domain-containing protein, translated as MAKHLPNSVLGMLIVDVNQDSWQTTEQFKIPAQNPLVAIDKLLSFLGQSSQLSFAKDVQPWLGTELAIAFLYNPERKAEATFAALSVVSDHQQFEAFIKKLKGLDLPKPTEKLYRDVKIWEWQLQDTDTSEPEESPQALRSKTVQSLNLKHLQAPIANHSEQEPQEKPHHSDTGADNIPKFPEIGFKRLAIAKLPSGVAVIASDQQAIQQMIDLATANSPEQLASKPEEALPSLADSQLFLRSLNNPLWNRSLIAGYGDLKNIGQLWESIATEIPETTEIPGFSREEYIQGLKYTLSQYNSVDLFTWITPKGIRSQSNSYFSEVRSPQPKDTQVRDRLLSFLPSNVYGAITSRDLNRQWQWFVEESKLQPSYKILIEGFRMLAPLIVGSGLDVDLEKDVISWIDGEYALVLFPSDRAPFKEMGVDLTVGALIRTSKPEVANATLNKLTKYLTKVGKDFIQVKKRQVGTTLLTSFEFPDNRERGKTQSIFAYGWRDRQTLLLTLGASTASAFIPIPKPALAETEDFRDAIADMPQPNFGYFYLNANAIAKQVAKFLSSEFLPNLDEPNSGNPSKSSELPEPIQRTINKLGGAVFVYSETSDRFQSDFFLGIKH; from the coding sequence ATGGCAAAACATCTGCCTAATAGCGTCCTTGGCATGTTGATTGTGGATGTAAATCAAGATTCTTGGCAAACAACTGAACAGTTTAAAATCCCTGCCCAAAACCCTCTTGTAGCTATAGATAAATTACTTAGCTTTTTAGGGCAATCTTCACAACTATCCTTTGCTAAAGATGTCCAGCCTTGGCTAGGTACAGAATTAGCGATCGCCTTTTTGTACAATCCTGAGCGCAAAGCCGAGGCAACATTTGCAGCTCTATCTGTGGTGAGTGATCATCAACAATTTGAAGCTTTTATCAAAAAGTTAAAAGGGTTGGATTTGCCAAAACCCACGGAAAAGCTATATCGAGATGTCAAGATTTGGGAATGGCAATTACAAGATACAGATACCTCAGAACCAGAAGAATCTCCGCAAGCGTTACGATCTAAGACCGTACAATCTTTAAATCTCAAGCACTTACAAGCTCCAATCGCTAACCATTCAGAGCAAGAACCCCAAGAAAAACCTCATCATTCTGATACAGGTGCAGATAATATACCGAAATTTCCAGAAATTGGTTTTAAACGTTTGGCGATCGCCAAGTTACCAAGTGGAGTTGCGGTAATTGCTTCAGATCAACAGGCGATTCAGCAGATGATTGATCTCGCTACTGCTAATTCCCCAGAGCAGTTAGCCTCAAAACCTGAGGAAGCCCTGCCATCACTAGCAGATAGTCAACTCTTTTTGCGATCGCTGAATAATCCCCTATGGAATCGCTCTCTGATTGCAGGTTATGGAGATCTTAAAAATATCGGTCAACTATGGGAATCGATCGCTACTGAGATCCCTGAAACTACCGAAATCCCCGGATTTAGCCGTGAAGAATATATTCAGGGATTGAAATATACTTTAAGCCAGTACAACAGTGTTGATCTGTTTACATGGATAACGCCAAAGGGGATACGGAGTCAGAGTAATAGCTATTTTTCGGAAGTGCGCTCGCCGCAACCTAAGGATACGCAAGTCCGTGATCGACTCCTCTCATTTTTGCCATCCAATGTTTACGGAGCCATTACTAGCCGCGATCTCAATCGTCAATGGCAGTGGTTTGTGGAAGAGTCAAAACTCCAACCAAGCTATAAAATCCTGATTGAGGGATTCCGAATGCTTGCTCCTTTAATTGTTGGTTCGGGATTAGATGTTGACCTTGAAAAGGATGTTATTTCTTGGATTGATGGCGAATATGCGTTGGTATTATTTCCTAGCGATCGCGCTCCTTTTAAAGAGATGGGTGTTGATCTCACGGTGGGAGCATTAATCCGTACATCAAAGCCTGAAGTTGCCAATGCTACTCTCAATAAATTGACAAAATATCTTACCAAGGTTGGGAAAGATTTCATCCAAGTGAAAAAGCGTCAAGTTGGCACTACTTTATTGACCAGTTTTGAATTCCCTGATAATCGCGAACGTGGTAAAACTCAAAGTATTTTTGCCTATGGATGGCGCGATCGCCAAACTTTATTACTAACTTTGGGGGCAAGTACCGCCTCTGCTTTTATTCCCATCCCTAAGCCTGCCCTTGCGGAGACCGAGGATTTCCGCGATGCGATCGCCGATATGCCTCAACCTAATTTTGGTTACTTTTATCTCAATGCCAATGCGATCGCCAAACAAGTAGCGAAGTTTTTGTCATCAGAGTTCCTCCCTAATCTTGATGAACCTAACTCAGGTAATCCAAGCAAGTCATCTGAGTTGCCTGAACCTATTCAAAGAACAATCAATAAATTAGGTGGTGCTGTTTTTGTCTATTCTGAAACTAGCGATCGCTTCCAATCTGATTTCTTCTTGGGTATCAAGCACTAG
- the rdgB gene encoding RdgB/HAM1 family non-canonical purine NTP pyrophosphatase, which produces MSELSNQLKKLVIASGNAGKIEEFRAYLADLGVTLVAKPDSIDVEETGVTFIENAHLKASQVAIATKEWAIADDSGLEVIALNGAPGVLSARYAETDLDRINRILKELGDHPNREAQFVCAIAIAAPDGKITADAIGICKGIIADMPRGNAGFGYDPIFLVPDLQQTFGEIAPEVKSRISHRANALAILRSKLESLVAPHYSA; this is translated from the coding sequence ATGTCCGAGTTATCAAATCAATTGAAAAAGTTAGTAATCGCCAGTGGAAATGCTGGCAAAATAGAAGAGTTTCGTGCTTATTTGGCTGACCTAGGCGTAACTCTAGTTGCCAAGCCTGACAGTATCGATGTTGAAGAAACAGGGGTAACTTTTATTGAGAATGCTCATCTCAAAGCCTCTCAAGTTGCGATCGCTACCAAAGAATGGGCGATCGCTGATGATTCAGGACTAGAGGTAATTGCCCTCAATGGTGCCCCCGGAGTACTTTCAGCGCGATATGCAGAGACTGATCTAGATCGCATCAATCGTATTTTAAAGGAACTTGGTGATCATCCTAATCGCGAAGCCCAGTTTGTTTGCGCGATCGCGATCGCCGCACCCGATGGCAAGATAACTGCTGATGCCATTGGTATTTGTAAAGGCATAATCGCCGATATGCCACGGGGAAATGCTGGGTTTGGCTATGATCCGATTTTCTTAGTACCCGATCTCCAGCAAACCTTTGGCGAAATCGCCCCTGAAGTAAAATCGCGAATTAGTCATCGGGCAAATGCCCTCGCCATCCTGCGCTCTAAGTTAGAGTCACTGGTTGCACCACATTATTCCGCGTAA
- a CDS encoding DHH family phosphoesterase → MSAATKKYRLITRSDFDGVVSAVLLKELDMINEILFVHPKDVQDGKVEVCDRDILTNLPYIEGAYLIFDHHMSETMRVYDTPENHIIEGEAPSAARVVYNYYGGKLKFPNISQAMMQAVDKCDSAQFDMDDILHPQGWVLLSFLMDSRTGLGRFREFSISNYALMMELVEACRTMTIEEIMELPNVKERVELYFVQQEIFKKQIQHCAEVHDKLVVLNLQNESTIYAGNRFMVYALYPDCNISIHRMWGRQHQNTVFAAGKSVLNRTCPINIGELMLRYEGGGHANAGTCQIDNERADEVQQELIDIITRNNVVQPVTLT, encoded by the coding sequence ATGTCAGCCGCAACCAAAAAATACCGATTAATTACTCGGAGTGATTTTGACGGTGTTGTTAGCGCAGTATTGCTAAAAGAACTGGATATGATCAACGAGATCCTATTTGTACATCCCAAAGATGTGCAGGATGGGAAAGTAGAGGTTTGCGATCGCGATATTTTGACCAATTTACCCTATATAGAAGGTGCTTACTTAATCTTTGATCACCATATGAGTGAGACGATGCGGGTTTATGATACACCTGAGAATCATATTATCGAAGGTGAAGCCCCATCAGCAGCTAGAGTAGTTTATAACTACTATGGAGGAAAATTAAAGTTTCCCAATATCTCGCAAGCGATGATGCAGGCGGTTGATAAGTGTGATTCGGCTCAGTTCGACATGGATGACATTTTGCATCCTCAAGGTTGGGTACTATTAAGTTTCTTGATGGATTCACGCACAGGGCTAGGAAGATTTCGCGAGTTTAGTATTTCCAACTATGCGTTGATGATGGAGTTAGTGGAAGCCTGTCGGACGATGACAATTGAGGAAATTATGGAGCTTCCTAATGTCAAAGAGCGGGTAGAACTTTATTTTGTGCAGCAAGAAATCTTTAAGAAACAGATTCAGCATTGTGCCGAAGTGCACGATAAGCTAGTAGTGCTGAATTTACAGAATGAATCCACCATCTATGCTGGTAATCGGTTTATGGTGTATGCCCTCTATCCTGATTGTAATATCTCGATCCATCGAATGTGGGGCAGACAACACCAAAATACTGTATTTGCGGCAGGGAAGTCCGTTCTCAATCGTACCTGTCCAATCAATATTGGTGAGTTGATGTTGAGGTACGAAGGAGGGGGACATGCTAATGCAGGTACTTGTCAGATTGACAATGAGCGAGCAGATGAGGTGCAGCAAGAGCTAATTGACATCATTACGCGGAATAATGTGGTGCAACCAGTGACTCTAACTTAG
- a CDS encoding response regulator, with amino-acid sequence MFNSSNSHIFSNDLQSLNPHVAVLIVEDSASHRTIYRRYLQSDITTRYHIIESACIKEALEVWRSHQVDLVVLDFNLPDGTALDFLEAISEGIADPKLPIIVLTGHKDGLAAANAIKLGATDYLIKDEINFALFCRSIHSLLERFTLLRKLQRSQQQEALILTIALHVRQSLDLQKNYEAIVQDVKKFLNADRTVIYKFKPNMSGTIVAEAVDPPWTTSLHTNIVDTCFRDNLGGEYRHGKIFVANDIHNANLSSCHIQLLERFQVKANLVVPILLPESSPYFNNASVETQDSPIQNIDSQSLWGLLIVHQCSTIRNWEEVDLRLLQQLSVQLAIAIQQAELYQNLQKLNLLLEEKVQQRTAELQDREQKLRQSEDLLKTSFNNAPVGMATLSLEGKFLTVNQEICKIYGYSARELLHMKAIDITHPDYVDITIDCLKKLVSGETANITIEKQYIHKDGKPIDAVSHVSLVHDMDNNPVQFVVSVEDVTERKLNEAKLAAAKVAEASNKAKSEFLAAMSHELRTPMNAVIGMTGLLSNTQLSTQQQQFVSVIRQGGEVLLSVINKILDFSQIESGSIELEDSSFDLRNCIEEILDLMAPNTAEKDLDLSVLIDVDVPEYIISDSTCLRQILVNLIGNAIKFTPSGEIAITVSSTLIDQTTDIYQLDFTVRDTGVGITPEAITRLFKPFMQADSSITRQYGGTGLGLAICKKLCNLMGGDIQVESEVAKGTTFSFSIRAQAIATQPLAIASELKNKHILVVNTNPTIQKIILVYAQSWGMLVQSAYSEVEALKHLELLDFDAVIIDWNLPSVDILELARNIHDIFPSLPLILLSSVSNTSCPSSHLFAGYLIKPITTSKLYQLFLNVFAIKQPTIKLQQNFALDSDFAHKHPLRTLIVEDNSVNQQILLLMLERLGYQGDAVSNGLEAVYALERQAYDLVFMDIQMPIMDGLAACQRIRQLPERNPWIIGVSANAFRESREVALAAGMNDYLTKPLKIDDLIITLRNVSGHLRISQNINEQTLEEPKLQSLNNVYQAELVSQNLDINLDLAIDPLIHQFQSKDLEKSASPFGIYIQNDFAISSLEVINTFTLSMLEQSVGEIFLPEIISSYLSEANRAIASMQQAFKQLDFEKVSFENHSLKGGCGTLGADRMFAICKDLQTLCKAQDHPNRNQLIEIALQKLEFEYGKVYQFFHQ; translated from the coding sequence ATGTTTAATTCCTCAAATAGTCATATTTTTAGCAATGACTTACAATCATTAAATCCCCACGTAGCAGTTTTGATTGTTGAGGATAGTGCAAGTCATCGGACTATTTATCGACGTTACCTACAATCTGATATCACCACTCGATACCATATTATCGAAAGCGCCTGTATTAAAGAAGCCCTAGAGGTTTGGCGATCGCATCAAGTAGATTTAGTTGTCCTTGATTTTAACCTGCCCGACGGGACAGCACTAGATTTTTTAGAAGCCATTAGCGAAGGAATTGCTGATCCGAAATTGCCAATAATTGTCTTGACTGGTCATAAAGATGGTCTAGCCGCAGCAAATGCCATTAAATTAGGAGCTACCGACTATTTAATTAAAGATGAAATTAATTTCGCTTTATTTTGCCGTAGTATCCATAGTTTGCTAGAGCGATTTACATTACTTCGTAAGTTGCAGCGATCGCAGCAGCAAGAGGCTTTAATTTTAACAATTGCCCTCCATGTCAGACAGTCCTTGGATTTACAAAAAAACTATGAGGCGATCGTTCAGGATGTCAAAAAATTTTTGAATGCTGATCGTACAGTGATTTATAAATTTAAGCCGAATATGAGTGGCACTATTGTCGCTGAAGCTGTTGATCCTCCTTGGACCACTAGTTTACACACAAATATCGTTGATACCTGTTTCCGTGATAACTTGGGTGGTGAGTATCGACATGGCAAGATCTTTGTAGCAAATGATATTCATAATGCAAATCTCAGTTCTTGCCATATTCAGCTATTGGAACGTTTTCAAGTCAAGGCAAATCTCGTTGTTCCTATTCTCTTACCCGAAAGTTCGCCATATTTTAATAATGCTAGTGTTGAGACTCAGGATTCTCCTATCCAGAATATTGATTCGCAGTCACTATGGGGACTCTTAATTGTTCACCAATGTTCAACTATCCGCAATTGGGAAGAAGTAGATTTACGTTTACTCCAACAGTTGTCAGTACAACTAGCGATCGCGATTCAACAGGCTGAACTATATCAAAACCTACAAAAACTTAATTTATTATTAGAAGAAAAAGTTCAACAACGGACTGCGGAATTACAAGATCGAGAACAGAAACTACGTCAAAGCGAGGACTTATTAAAAACTTCCTTTAATAATGCTCCTGTGGGGATGGCGACTCTTAGTCTGGAAGGTAAATTCCTAACAGTGAATCAAGAAATTTGCAAAATATATGGATATTCTGCAAGAGAATTACTCCACATGAAGGCGATCGACATTACGCATCCAGATTATGTAGATATAACTATAGATTGTTTAAAAAAATTAGTATCTGGGGAAACAGCAAATATCACTATAGAAAAACAGTATATTCATAAAGATGGAAAACCTATCGATGCAGTTAGCCATGTGAGCCTAGTCCATGATATGGATAATAACCCTGTTCAGTTTGTGGTGAGTGTGGAAGATGTCACAGAGAGGAAACTGAATGAAGCAAAATTGGCGGCTGCGAAAGTTGCGGAGGCTTCTAACAAAGCAAAGAGTGAATTTTTAGCGGCGATGAGTCATGAGCTTCGTACTCCGATGAATGCGGTAATTGGCATGACTGGGCTGTTGAGTAATACCCAACTCTCCACTCAACAGCAGCAATTTGTATCAGTTATTCGTCAGGGTGGCGAAGTATTACTATCGGTAATCAATAAAATTCTAGACTTCTCTCAAATTGAATCGGGTAGTATCGAACTAGAAGATAGTTCCTTTGATTTAAGGAACTGTATTGAAGAGATTCTCGATTTGATGGCACCTAATACTGCGGAAAAGGATCTAGACCTATCTGTGTTGATAGATGTTGATGTACCCGAATATATTATTAGTGATTCTACCTGTCTGCGTCAGATTTTAGTAAATCTGATTGGTAATGCGATTAAATTTACCCCAAGTGGTGAAATTGCTATTACGGTCAGTTCTACTTTGATAGATCAAACCACAGATATTTACCAACTAGATTTTACTGTCAGGGACACGGGAGTTGGCATCACCCCTGAGGCGATCACCCGACTGTTTAAACCTTTTATGCAGGCAGATAGCTCCATTACCCGACAATATGGAGGTACTGGCTTAGGATTAGCTATCTGCAAAAAACTCTGTAATTTAATGGGTGGAGATATTCAGGTCGAGAGTGAAGTTGCTAAAGGTACGACTTTTTCCTTTTCGATCCGCGCTCAAGCGATCGCGACACAACCCTTAGCGATCGCCTCTGAACTAAAAAACAAACATATTCTGGTTGTTAATACTAACCCCACTATTCAAAAAATTATTCTAGTTTATGCACAATCATGGGGAATGCTTGTGCAATCTGCCTACTCTGAAGTAGAAGCCTTAAAGCATTTAGAACTATTAGACTTTGATGCTGTGATTATTGACTGGAATTTGCCATCCGTTGATATTCTCGAATTAGCTAGAAATATCCATGATATTTTCCCTTCCTTACCCCTGATTCTTCTATCATCAGTATCTAATACTAGTTGTCCTAGCTCTCATCTCTTTGCTGGATATTTGATCAAACCAATTACTACTTCCAAACTTTATCAATTATTTTTAAACGTATTTGCGATTAAGCAACCCACAATTAAACTACAGCAAAATTTTGCATTAGATAGTGATTTTGCCCATAAACATCCCTTAAGAACTTTAATCGTTGAGGATAACTCAGTAAATCAGCAGATTCTCCTGCTCATGTTAGAACGATTAGGATATCAAGGAGATGCTGTTAGTAATGGATTAGAAGCTGTATATGCATTAGAAAGACAGGCTTACGATTTAGTATTTATGGATATTCAAATGCCGATTATGGATGGATTGGCAGCTTGTCAACGTATTCGCCAATTGCCAGAACGGAACCCTTGGATTATTGGCGTTTCAGCAAATGCTTTTCGAGAGTCCCGCGAAGTAGCTTTAGCGGCTGGGATGAATGATTATCTAACTAAACCCTTAAAGATTGACGATTTAATCATTACTTTACGCAATGTATCTGGACATTTAAGAATAAGTCAAAATATAAATGAACAGACTTTGGAGGAACCTAAATTACAATCACTCAACAATGTATATCAAGCTGAACTAGTATCTCAAAATTTAGACATTAATCTGGACTTAGCAATTGATCCATTGATACATCAATTTCAATCCAAAGATCTAGAAAAATCTGCAAGCCCATTTGGCATTTATATTCAAAATGACTTTGCTATCTCTAGTCTAGAGGTGATTAATACTTTTACACTTAGTATGTTGGAGCAATCTGTAGGTGAAATATTTTTACCTGAAATCATAAGTTCTTATTTGTCAGAAGCAAATAGAGCGATCGCTTCCATGCAGCAAGCTTTTAAACAACTAGATTTTGAGAAAGTTAGTTTTGAAAATCATTCCCTTAAAGGAGGTTGTGGTACTTTAGGTGCTGACAGAATGTTTGCTATCTGTAAAGATTTACAGACTTTATGTAAAGCACAGGATCATCCTAACAGGAATCAGCTTATAGAAATAGCACTGCAAAAGTTAGAATTTGAGTATGGCAAGGTCTATCAATTCTTTCATCAGTAA
- a CDS encoding DUF3288 family protein, with translation MAEVKDQRHPQYTKDRQILNELLTQNSPSNRDFADLARLIIRYKGFVGARDIQTDLLKVLQNWQFTEEELFAKTRAIHAIGKVYMAQDEGQDDWA, from the coding sequence ATGGCAGAAGTCAAAGATCAAAGACATCCTCAATACACCAAAGATCGGCAAATACTAAATGAATTATTAACCCAAAATTCACCTAGTAATCGTGATTTTGCCGATCTTGCTCGTTTAATTATTCGTTACAAGGGCTTTGTAGGGGCGCGAGATATTCAGACCGATCTCCTCAAAGTTCTTCAAAACTGGCAGTTTACCGAAGAAGAGTTATTTGCTAAAACCAGAGCTATCCATGCGATCGGTAAGGTTTATATGGCTCAAGATGAAGGACAGGATGATTGGGCTTAG
- a CDS encoding glycosyltransferase family 4 protein, translating to MRILALAWEFPPRIIGGISRHVAELYPEVVKRGHEVHLITVAVENEPLEAIINGIHVHRVPVEKNHDFFEWVVQMNCNMLKFARDFLTARKFLDQQSIDIIHAHDWLVEETAIALTTEFQIPLVATIHATEYGRCNGIHNDTQRYIHQREIRLTQAAKRVIVCSEYMRGELQRALDCPAIKTDVVYNGLSIERWQNIIDAHQLEFDRLALREQYAKPEEAIIYYVGRITFEKGIYVLLNAMPKVIAAMNDQVRLVIIGTGDAYSILLQRQAWDLGIYHKVLFTGFMADADFWKFQTIANCAVFPSLYEPFGIVALESFAAKIPLVVSNTGGLSEVVRHRVTGCVTQVNDANSLAEGIIEILRNQEYAQTLVNNAQSELRERFAWDRLAAQTEEVFLKVLEH from the coding sequence ATGCGTATTCTTGCTCTAGCTTGGGAATTCCCCCCGCGCATCATTGGAGGAATTTCTCGTCATGTAGCAGAGCTATATCCTGAAGTTGTTAAGCGCGGACATGAAGTACATTTAATTACCGTTGCGGTTGAAAATGAGCCATTAGAAGCAATTATCAATGGTATTCATGTCCATCGTGTTCCTGTTGAAAAAAATCATGATTTTTTTGAATGGGTAGTGCAAATGAACTGCAATATGCTGAAATTTGCCAGAGATTTCTTGACTGCTAGAAAATTTTTGGATCAGCAGTCTATCGATATCATTCATGCCCATGATTGGTTAGTCGAAGAAACTGCGATCGCCCTAACTACAGAATTTCAGATTCCGCTCGTTGCCACCATTCATGCTACGGAATACGGAAGGTGTAATGGGATTCATAATGATACGCAAAGGTATATCCATCAAAGAGAAATCAGATTAACGCAAGCAGCCAAAAGAGTGATTGTTTGCTCGGAATATATGCGTGGTGAACTCCAAAGGGCGCTAGATTGCCCTGCGATCAAAACTGACGTGGTTTACAACGGATTGAGTATTGAACGTTGGCAAAATATTATTGATGCCCATCAACTAGAATTTGATCGGCTCGCGCTTCGTGAGCAATATGCTAAACCCGAAGAAGCAATCATTTACTATGTTGGACGGATCACCTTTGAAAAAGGAATTTATGTGTTGCTTAATGCAATGCCTAAAGTAATTGCTGCAATGAATGATCAAGTCCGCCTTGTGATTATTGGCACTGGCGATGCGTATTCCATCCTATTGCAACGTCAAGCTTGGGATTTAGGAATTTACCATAAAGTTTTATTTACAGGTTTTATGGCAGATGCGGACTTTTGGAAATTTCAAACGATCGCCAATTGTGCCGTTTTCCCCAGCTTGTACGAACCCTTTGGGATTGTTGCTTTAGAAAGTTTTGCAGCGAAAATCCCTCTTGTAGTTTCCAATACAGGTGGTTTGTCGGAGGTGGTACGTCATCGGGTTACAGGTTGTGTCACCCAAGTAAATGATGCTAATTCTTTGGCAGAGGGAATAATTGAGATTTTGCGTAATCAGGAATATGCCCAAACCCTAGTTAATAATGCTCAATCAGAGCTAAGAGAGCGCTTCGCATGGGATCGACTTGCTGCCCAAACTGAAGAAGTTTTCCTCAAAGTACTAGAGCATTAA
- a CDS encoding GIY-YIG nuclease family protein: MSDRPTPYNSKNSETRGLSPLSGLSYEQGSLFSEGIERSSRVYDSGASYDMGSQSLQVWKQAIAKYQDSITTMIPAVQTSLFDIPSSHCDPDVINPFGLPIQPAEFYRLPSADAGDACVYFVIDLVASVQSPMLLYIGETCRSHKRWKGLHDCKRYLLNYRELHNTHNLTTQIVMTFWWDTPSSTVARQQLERSLIAKWRSPFNKENWSFWGTPFVN, encoded by the coding sequence ATGAGCGATCGCCCCACCCCCTATAACAGTAAAAACTCAGAGACAAGGGGCTTAAGCCCCTTGTCTGGATTGAGCTATGAACAGGGATCGCTCTTTAGTGAAGGAATTGAGCGTAGTTCGCGAGTTTATGACAGTGGCGCTAGTTACGATATGGGAAGCCAGTCTTTGCAGGTGTGGAAACAGGCGATCGCAAAGTATCAAGATTCCATCACCACAATGATCCCCGCAGTGCAAACTTCTCTATTTGACATACCGTCTAGTCATTGCGATCCTGATGTGATTAACCCTTTCGGATTACCGATCCAACCTGCGGAATTCTATCGCTTACCTAGTGCCGATGCTGGCGATGCTTGTGTGTATTTTGTTATCGATTTAGTCGCATCAGTCCAGTCACCCATGCTACTGTATATAGGAGAAACCTGTCGTTCTCATAAACGTTGGAAAGGGCTTCATGACTGCAAGCGATATCTCCTAAATTACCGAGAACTGCACAATACCCATAATCTAACAACCCAAATTGTGATGACATTCTGGTGGGATACCCCGTCATCCACAGTTGCTCGACAACAACTAGAAAGAAGTTTAATTGCCAAATGGCGATCGCCCTTTAACAAAGAAAACTGGAGCTTTTGGGGAACTCCTTTTGTAAACTAA